A segment of the Arachis hypogaea cultivar Tifrunner chromosome 5, arahy.Tifrunner.gnm2.J5K5, whole genome shotgun sequence genome:
TCCATTCGGTTTCCTTATTGCATTATAGCAGTGGTGGATCTTCAGTTGATTGATTAGGTGGACTTGTGTTGAAGGCGCCGTGATTTAATTTTGACTTTGATCGATTAGGTTTTTGGTTATTATCACTTACGATAGCTCAGCTTGTTTGTTTTTTTCCGGCACTGTTGAGGAGTCGATATTATTGGGATTTTGCTAATTTAGGTTACCCCCGTTTATTGGTGGTGTTCAGGGATGCCGATAAGTGAAGCATTTGCTCAGATAGAAAATCAGCCGAACATTTATGATGTGGTTCATGTTAAGTATTATGATGAGGTTCGTTTCATGTGTTCATGACTTAAAGTTATTGTTGACTGTGTTGTATAACGAAGTTTAATCTCGTGGAGATAGTGGGTTTCCTTGATTCTGTTGAACTGGCAGAATGCTTTTGGCAGGCAATAATGCTATGGCTTCACCTTTCACCTCTGCGAGGTGTCTCTGTTTTATTTTGTATCAAACTTATCTATATTTGCTCTTATGCAATTACAGGAACCACTTAAGTTGGATATTGTTATAAGCTTTCCAGACCATGGTTTTCACCTTCGTTTTGATCCCTGGTCTCAGGTATTGTTTCCGCAAACTAATTACCCAGCGTGGCTTATTTGTAACTCATAATATTAGATGATGCGGCTCAGTTGGAGTCTTGGAGATATTCgttcattatatatttatttgacACGTTGAGTGCTGGACTAGCTAGTAGTGCAAGGTTAGAAGGTTACAACTTATTTGATTGTTTGGTTTGTTTTATGGGTGTCTCATGATCAAGATCAAAACATTCTAAATTAGTTGGAAATAtagttcaaaattcaaattgaaaaAGTGTGTAAAGAATTCTTACAGAATATTAGTAGCTTCTGATGTATGTAACCCTTATGCTTTCAATCggttaaagttgttgtgttgagGCTATAGTCTCCACCTAATTTATAATGACCTGATTTTCCATTATTGTTTTAGAGATTGCGCCTTATTGAAATATACGATGTAAAGCGTCTTCAAATGCGGTACTCGACTTCGTTGATTGGGTGAGTTTGTGGGCCTCGAATTTTAGCATCTACTTCCTGTGAAATAATGTCTTGTGTTAATGATCGTCTTCCCAATTTTTAGTGGACCGTCGACTTTGGCCACGTTCGTTGCTGTATATGCCCTGTTTGGGCCCACATATCCTGGAATTTTCGATAAGGAAAGAGGCATATACACTCTATTCTACCCGGTATGTGGTTGAGATGTCAAATGCTTAATTATTCGTATTTAAATTTATGTCCTACAGTTTGACCTAATATTATTTAGACTATAAATTCCTTGGTTTGGTTTTAGGGGCTGTCGTTTGCATTTCCTATTCCAAGTCAGTATACAGATTGCTGTCATGATGGGGGAGGTATTTATCACATCATCGTGAATTGAAGCATAGAACTATATGTTATTATTCGAATTTGTTAACTCTGTCCCTTTTCATTATGAAAGTGGAATTGCCATTGGAGTTTCCAGATGGCACTACACCAGTAACTTGCCGTGTGTCCATATATGATAGTTCCTCTGGTAAGAAAGTTGGTGTGGGATCCTTGATGGATAAGGCTTCTGCTCCTCCTTTACCTTCTGGCAGCATTTATATGGAAGAAGTTCATGTTAAGGTTCGGTTCTGAGTCCTCTATCTGTTTATAGGATGATTCTCTCAGATAGCATCGTTATAGACAAACTTTCTGGCTATTTTGGTAAATTGACTATAATGGCATATAattcagttattatttttttttttttttgtatagctGGGGGAAGAATTGCACTTCACTGTTGGCACGCAACACATTCCTTTTGGTGCATGTC
Coding sequences within it:
- the LOC112800788 gene encoding PHAF1 protein At3g51130 isoform X1; the encoded protein is MLQRPRRRCEGTAMGAIVLDLRPGLGIGPFSLGMPISEAFAQIENQPNIYDVVHVKYYDEEPLKLDIVISFPDHGFHLRFDPWSQRLRLIEIYDVKRLQMRYSTSLIGGPSTLATFVAVYALFGPTYPGIFDKERGIYTLFYPGLSFAFPIPSQYTDCCHDGGVELPLEFPDGTTPVTCRVSIYDSSSGKKVGVGSLMDKASAPPLPSGSIYMEEVHVKLGEELHFTVGTQHIPFGACPQDVWTELGRPCGIHQKQVDPMVIHSASDLRPRTTLCGDYFYNYFTRGLDILFDGQTHKIKKFVLHTNYPGHADFNSYIKCNFVIHGSDSAGESFQEVNNSKQRAITPSTKWEHVKEILGDCGRAAIQTQGSASNPFGSTLVYGYQNIAFEVMKNGYIATITLFQS
- the LOC112800788 gene encoding PHAF1 protein At3g51130 isoform X2, producing the protein MPISEAFAQIENQPNIYDVVHVKYYDEEPLKLDIVISFPDHGFHLRFDPWSQRLRLIEIYDVKRLQMRYSTSLIGGPSTLATFVAVYALFGPTYPGIFDKERGIYTLFYPGLSFAFPIPSQYTDCCHDGGVELPLEFPDGTTPVTCRVSIYDSSSGKKVGVGSLMDKASAPPLPSGSIYMEEVHVKLGEELHFTVGTQHIPFGACPQDVWTELGRPCGIHQKQVDPMVIHSASDLRPRTTLCGDYFYNYFTRGLDILFDGQTHKIKKFVLHTNYPGHADFNSYIKCNFVIHGSDSAGESFQEVNNSKQRAITPSTKWEHVKEILGDCGRAAIQTQGSASNPFGSTLVYGYQNIAFEVMKNGYIATITLFQS